Proteins co-encoded in one Plasmodium coatneyi strain Hackeri chromosome 7, complete sequence genomic window:
- a CDS encoding Inosine-5'-monophosphate dehydrogenase, whose amino-acid sequence MANGWPAEKVFGDVMSYTYDDIICLPGYINFPMSEIDLCNNLTPDISLKTPFISSPMDTVTEHKMSISLALCGGLGIIHNNMSIENQIEEVKKVKRFENGFIFDPYTFSPEHTVADVIATKNKVGYKSYPITVDGKVGSKLVGIITGVDYLYLTDKTRKIKDIMTTDVVTGNYPINLSDANKVLCEEKKSVLPIVNSNYELIALVCRNDMHKNKIFPHASKSQNKQLIVGASISTREHDLERADQLIKNMIDIICIDSSQGNSIYQIDTIKKIKGAHPHIPIIGGNVVTCDQAKNLIDAGADVLRIGMGSGSICTTQDVCAIGRAQGTAVYHVSNYAHTRNIKTIADGGIKNSGNIVKALSIGADFVMMGNLLAATEESCSDYYFENNVRLKIYRGMGSMEAMYNKGFNSKSRYLVEERKNDPLCDHNEEIKVSQGVSASLVDKGSVLNLIPHLVKAVKHGFQSMGIKSIPELHSKLYSGDLKFDVRSFNTIKEGRISDNLIFTNKKFTP is encoded by the coding sequence ATGGCGAACGGGTGGCCCGCGGAAAAGGTTTTTGGGGACGTCATGTCCTACACGTATGACGATATTATCTGCTTGCCTGGGTATATAAACTTCCCAATGAGCGAAATCGACCTGTGCAACAACTTAACTCCGGACATATCTCTGAAGACCCCCTTCATATCCTCCCCCATGGATACGGTGACGGAGCATAAAATGTCCATTTCGCTAGCTCTCTGTGGTGGACTAGGTATCATCCACAATAATATGAGTATAGAGAACCAAATagaagaagtgaaaaaggtGAAGCGATTCGAAAACGGGTTCATATTCGATCCGTATACATTTTCCCCAGAACACACAGTGGCAGATGTAATCGCAACGAAAAATAAAGTTGGCTATAAGTCATACCCCATAACAGTAGATGGAAAAGTGGGTTCAAAATTAGTTGGAATAATTACAGGGGTAGACTATCTCTACCTCACAGATAAAacgagaaaaataaaagacatCATGACAACAGATGTCGTTACGGGAAATTACCCAATCAATTTGTCAGATGCAAATAAAGTTCtgtgtgaagaaaaaaaaagcgtccTACCAATTGTAAATAGCAATTATGAGTTAATAGCTCTTGTGTGCAGAAACGACATGCacaagaataaaatattccCGCATGCATCTAAAAGCCAAAATAAGCAACTCATCGTAGGAGCGTCCATTTCGACGAGAGAACATGATTTGGAGAGAGCCGACCAgctcataaaaaatatgatagACATAATTTGCATAGACTCCTCTCAAGGGAATAGCATATACCAAATTGATACCATTAAAAAGATTAAAGGAGCTCACCCACATATCCCCATAATTGGGGGAAATGTGGTTACGTGTGATCAAGCCAAAAATTTAATAGATGCAGGAGCTGATGTGTTGCGAATTGGTATGGGTAGTGGTTCTATCTGTACTACACAAGATGTATGCGCCATTGGAAGAGCACAAGGAACAGCTGTCTACCATGTAAGTaattatgcacacacaagaaatattaaaacGATTGCTGATGGGGGGATCAAAAATTCTGGAAATATTGTTAAAGCTCTATCCATCGGTGCAGATTTCGTTATGATGGGTAACCTCCTAGCCGCAACGGAAGAAAGTTGTAGTGATTACTATTTTGAAAATAATGTGCGTCTAAAAATTTACAGAGGAATGGGTAGCATGGAGGCCATGTATAACAAAGGATTCAATTCGAAAAGTAGATACCTTGTggaggaacgaaaaaatgatCCACTCTGTGATCacaatgaagaaataaaagtttCGCAAGGGGTATCAGCTAGCTTAGTGGATAAAGGATCTGTTCTAAATTTGATTCCCCATCTTGTTAAGGCTGTTAAGCATGGCTTCCAAAGCATGGGTATTAAGAGCATCCCTGAATTGCACTCCAAACTGTACTCGGGGGATCTGAAGTTTGATGTGCGCTCCTTCAACACCATCAAGGAAGGACGCATAAGCGACAACCTTATATTCACCAATAAGAAGTTCACGCCGTGA